CGGGCGTCCTGATCCCGTCGGCCGCCGTGCCGCGCTACGCGGCCGGGAGCCGCGGAGCCACGCCGACACCGGCCGCGCCCAGCAGCCCGTCCCAGTCGGCGATCTTCACCGAACGGCGCCCCAGCGATCGGCCCAGCGCCGTCTCGGCCTCCTCGATCGCCAGCCAGCCCGGCCACTCCACCGGCTGTAGCCCCGACTCGCGCAGCACGTCCAGGGGTTCGTCCGGGAGCGTGCGGGCCGACAGCGCGGGCGCGTCCTCGAGGACCGAGGCCACCGTCTCCTTCGCGCAGGGCCTGTTCGTGCCGATCACGCCGGTGGGGCCTCGCTTGATCCAGCCCGCCACGTACTCGCCCGGGGACGGCGAGCCGTCCCGCAGGACCCGCCCGGCCTCGTGCGGCACCGTGCCCCGGGTGGCGTCGAACGGCAGCCCGTCCAGGGGCGCTCCGCGGTAGCCGACCGCCCGCAGCACCAGCTGCGCCTCGATCTCCTCGTACGCGCCGGTGCCGCGCACCCCGCCCGAGCCGTCCGGCACGGTCCGCTCGAAGCGCACCGCTGCGACCCGTCCGCCCTCGGCGAGCAGTTCCACGGGACGCAGGAAGAAGCGCAGCCGGATGGTCCGTGCCCGGGCTCGCGAGGCGGCCTCGCCGGTCGTCGCCCAGCCGCGCACCACGTCGACGTTGCGCCGGTTGACCGCCGGCAGCCCCGTCGCGTCGGCGTACCCGGGGTCCAGGGCGAGGTCGGCCGGCTCGACGCCGACGGCCGCGTCCGGCAGCGCGCCCAGCTCGCGCAGCTCCTTGGTGGTGAACTTCGCCCGGGACGGGCCGCGTCGGCCCACCATGTGCACCTCCCGGACCCGGCTGCCGGCCAGCGCGCCCAGCGCGTCGTGCGGCACATCGGTCGGCAGCAGCTCCGCCGCACCGCGCGCGAGGATCCGGGTGACGTCGACGGCGACGTTGCCCACGCCGATGACCACCGCCGACCGGGCGCCGAGGGCGAATCCACTGTCCGCGGCGTCCGGGTGGGCGCTGTACCAGGACACGAAGTCGGTGGCCGAGCAGCTCCCGGGCAGATCCTCGCCCGGCACCCCCAGCCTGCGGTCCTTCGCGGCCCCGACGCAGTACACGACCGCGTGGTAGAGCCGCAGCAGACGCGCCGGCGTCAGGCCGTGCGCGCCCACCTCGACGTTGCCGACGAAACCGATCCGCTCGTCCTCCAGGACCGCCCGCAGGGTGTTCTGCAGGGACTTGATCTTCTCGTGGTCGGGCGCGACTCCGTACCGCACCAGCCCGTAGGGGCACGGGAGCCGGTCCAGGACGTCCACCCGGACGTCCGGCACGAGGGACTGCTGGACGAGGGCCTGAGCGGTGTACACCCCGCTCGGCCCGGATCCGACGACGGCGACTCGAAGCACGGCTGCGCTCCTTCCGCAGGGTGCTTCCAGCATTGCACCGGGCAGGCCGCGCGGTAAGTCTCACATCGTGCGCATACGGTTGATCTCCGCCGTCTGCTGCGCGATCACGTCATTGGCCATTTCCTCCACCTGGACGTTGCTCCCCTCGGACAGCACGGTCGCCCCCATCGTCAGCGCGCCCTGGTGGTGAGTGATCATCAGCTTGAGGAACAGCTCGTCGAAGGCCCTGCCCTCGGCGGCGCGGAGCCGCGCCAGCTGCTCCTCTGTCGCCATGCCCGGCATCGCGCCGTGGTCGTGGGCCCCGTGACCGTCCGCCGCACCGTCCTTGCCGTGTGCTGTCAGCCAGCCCCGCATCGCACCGATCTCCGGCTCCTGCGCTGCCCTGATGCGATCGGCGAGACGCTTCACCGGGGTGCCGCCGGCCCGCTCGGGCACGAGCGCCGTCATCTCCAGCGCCTGGGCGTGATGGACGATCATCATCCGGACGTACGTGACGTCCGCGGCGTTCGGGCTGTCGTCCGGCAGCTCCTTCGCGGCCTCCTCGGGGGAGAGCGTCCTCGCGGGTTCGCCCGGCTTCCCCGGGGCCACGACCGCAGCGCCGCGCTCGCCCCCGGCCTTCGCGTCGCCGCCGGACCCCGACTCGCAGGCTCCGAGGGCGAGTACGGCCACCACGACGGCCGCGACGAATTTCATGACGTCCCTGTTGCCATCTGTTGATATGGGCATGCCGAGGACGATACTGCCGGGGTCAGTGCATGGTTCAAGCACGGAATGGAACTAGGGGAGGAAAACGGTGACCCCGTTGCACACCACCCGCGTGCGGCGCAGACGCCTGGGCGTGGCGACAGCCGCGGCAGGGCTGCTGGCCACTCTGCTGGCGGCCGGACCCGCGGCCGCCACACCGGACCCCGGAGACGTCCCGGCCGAGAGGAAGGTCTCGTCCGAACAGGCGGCAGCCGCCGAAGCCCTGACGAACAGTGGCGAGATTCCCGCCGTGGACGAGGTCGTCCACAGCGACAACATCCGCCATCTCGCCAACATCCCGAAGGACGCCCTCCCGGGCACCAACTCCGACCTGGCCTTCCAGGGCAGGTACGCGTTCGCCGGCAACTACGACGGCTTCCGCATCTTCGACATCTCCGACCCGCGCGCCCCGAAGACCGTCGCCCAGGTCCTGTGCCCCGGTGCCCAGAACGACATCTCGGTCTCCGGGGACCTGCTCTTCCTCTCCACCGACTCCTCGCGCAGCGACGACTCCTGTGCCAGCACCAGTCAGCCGGCCACGGAGAAGTCCTCGTGGGAGGGCGTCAAGGTCTTCGACATCAGCGACAAGCGCAGCCCGAAGTACGTCGCGGCCGTGGAGACCGCGTGCGGCTCGCACACCCACACACTCGTGCCCGAGCGGCGCAACGTGTACGTGTACGTGTCGTCGTACTCGCCGAACGCGGCCTTCCCGGACTGCCGGCCGCCGCACGACGGGATCTCCGTCATCAAGGTGCCGCGGAACGCCCCGGAGAAGTCAGCGGTCGTCGGCTTCCCGGTGCTGTTCCCGGGCGAGGGTCCCGACGGCGGCGGCAACCCCGGCGCGCCCACGAACCCGGGCGTCTCCAAGACGACCGGCTGCCACGACATCACGGTGCTGCCGGACGAGGACCTCGCGGCCGGCGCGTGCATGGGTGACGGCATCCTGTTCGACATCCGGAACCCCGAGCGCCCGAAGGTCATCGACCGGGTCCAGGACAACGTGAACTTCGCGTTCTGGCACTCGGCGACGTTCAACCAGGACGCCGACAAGGTGGTCTTCACCGACGAGCTCGGCGGCGGCGTGGGCGCGACCTGCAACGCGGAGATCGGCCCGAACCGCGGGGCCGACGGCATCTACGACATCGTCGGCAGGGGCGACAAGCGCAAGCTGGTCTTCCGCAGCTACTTCAAGATCGACCGGCACCAGGCCGCCACCGAGAACTGCGTGGCGCACAACGGCTCGCTGATCCCGGTGAAGGGCCGCGACATCATGGTCCAGGCCTGGTACCAGGGCGGCGTGTCGGTGTGGGAGTTCACGAACTCCGCCAAGCCGCGGGAGATCGCCTACTTCGAGCGCGGCCCGCTCTCCACCGACACCATCACCACGGGCGGCTCCTGGTCGGCGTACTACTACAACGGCCACATCTACTCGAACGACATCGCCAAGGGCTTCGACGTGCTGAAGCTCGAGGACCGTCGTACCGACGCGGCCAAGCGCGTCCGGATGCGCGAGCTCAACGTGCAGACCCAGCCGGACTACTTCGACCGCCACGACCACTGATCCACACCGTTGCGGTGCCGCCCCGGCGGGCGGCACCGCGACTCCCCGGTGCGGCCGCGCAGGCCCTCCGGGACAGCTCTTA
The genomic region above belongs to Streptomyces marianii and contains:
- a CDS encoding FAD-dependent oxidoreductase — encoded protein: MLRVAVVGSGPSGVYTAQALVQQSLVPDVRVDVLDRLPCPYGLVRYGVAPDHEKIKSLQNTLRAVLEDERIGFVGNVEVGAHGLTPARLLRLYHAVVYCVGAAKDRRLGVPGEDLPGSCSATDFVSWYSAHPDAADSGFALGARSAVVIGVGNVAVDVTRILARGAAELLPTDVPHDALGALAGSRVREVHMVGRRGPSRAKFTTKELRELGALPDAAVGVEPADLALDPGYADATGLPAVNRRNVDVVRGWATTGEAASRARARTIRLRFFLRPVELLAEGGRVAAVRFERTVPDGSGGVRGTGAYEEIEAQLVLRAVGYRGAPLDGLPFDATRGTVPHEAGRVLRDGSPSPGEYVAGWIKRGPTGVIGTNRPCAKETVASVLEDAPALSARTLPDEPLDVLRESGLQPVEWPGWLAIEEAETALGRSLGRRSVKIADWDGLLGAAGVGVAPRLPAA
- a CDS encoding LVIVD repeat-containing protein, translating into MTPLHTTRVRRRRLGVATAAAGLLATLLAAGPAAATPDPGDVPAERKVSSEQAAAAEALTNSGEIPAVDEVVHSDNIRHLANIPKDALPGTNSDLAFQGRYAFAGNYDGFRIFDISDPRAPKTVAQVLCPGAQNDISVSGDLLFLSTDSSRSDDSCASTSQPATEKSSWEGVKVFDISDKRSPKYVAAVETACGSHTHTLVPERRNVYVYVSSYSPNAAFPDCRPPHDGISVIKVPRNAPEKSAVVGFPVLFPGEGPDGGGNPGAPTNPGVSKTTGCHDITVLPDEDLAAGACMGDGILFDIRNPERPKVIDRVQDNVNFAFWHSATFNQDADKVVFTDELGGGVGATCNAEIGPNRGADGIYDIVGRGDKRKLVFRSYFKIDRHQAATENCVAHNGSLIPVKGRDIMVQAWYQGGVSVWEFTNSAKPREIAYFERGPLSTDTITTGGSWSAYYYNGHIYSNDIAKGFDVLKLEDRRTDAAKRVRMRELNVQTQPDYFDRHDH
- a CDS encoding DUF305 domain-containing protein is translated as MKFVAAVVVAVLALGACESGSGGDAKAGGERGAAVVAPGKPGEPARTLSPEEAAKELPDDSPNAADVTYVRMMIVHHAQALEMTALVPERAGGTPVKRLADRIRAAQEPEIGAMRGWLTAHGKDGAADGHGAHDHGAMPGMATEEQLARLRAAEGRAFDELFLKLMITHHQGALTMGATVLSEGSNVQVEEMANDVIAQQTAEINRMRTM